A genomic stretch from Caballeronia sp. LZ062 includes:
- a CDS encoding peptidylprolyl isomerase: MTAIVRIDDEVVDVGEFLRLLKLNGQFDSLVEQLVRDKLTVRAAKKAGVALTADEIQTRADQFRRIRGLHRAADMNNYLDALDVSLDEFEAYITDTLYQERMLEQVGTQGAIEEFFQLNSPRFDSIEVRHIVLDSAGSAKEMMSYLNDDPDSFADMAREHSLADTRDEGGLIGRVMRGQLRPDIEAKVFNAEPGDLLGPFVSADGSSYEIFAVTCKFPAQLDDDTAAEIRRLLREEWLLARAQEHVIQAR, from the coding sequence ATGACGGCGATTGTGCGTATCGACGACGAAGTAGTCGATGTAGGCGAATTCCTCAGGCTATTGAAGCTGAACGGTCAGTTCGATAGCCTCGTCGAGCAACTGGTGCGCGACAAGCTGACGGTGCGCGCGGCAAAGAAGGCAGGCGTCGCACTCACGGCGGATGAGATTCAGACACGAGCCGACCAATTCCGGCGAATTCGCGGGCTGCACCGCGCGGCGGACATGAACAACTATCTGGACGCGCTCGACGTAAGTCTCGATGAATTCGAGGCTTATATCACCGATACGCTGTACCAGGAGAGAATGCTGGAGCAGGTCGGCACGCAGGGCGCGATCGAAGAGTTCTTTCAACTCAATTCACCGCGCTTCGACAGCATCGAAGTCCGCCACATCGTGCTGGATTCCGCGGGAAGCGCCAAAGAGATGATGTCCTATCTCAACGACGATCCCGACAGCTTTGCCGATATGGCTCGTGAGCACTCTCTTGCCGATACCCGTGACGAGGGCGGTCTGATCGGTCGTGTGATGCGGGGACAGTTGCGCCCGGATATCGAAGCGAAAGTGTTCAACGCCGAGCCCGGAGATTTGCTTGGACCGTTTGTCTCGGCAGACGGCTCGTCGTATGAGATCTTCGCGGTGACGTGCAAGTTTCCGGCACAGCTCGACGATGATACGGCGGCTGAGATACGTCGGCTCTTGCGCGAGGAATGGCTGCTCGCCAGGGCGCAGGAGCACGTAATTCAGGCGCGCTAA
- a CDS encoding HlyD family efflux transporter periplasmic adaptor subunit, producing MKHNASLRPFSEALGDHGAEGIAILTAEPLKLTQAVVIAMVALVVAALAWSFIGHADVMVTAQGTLAPESEVRRFYAPIDGELADLYIAEGQPVRKDDVVARLNARGAIEAATNALEAQLKLDDAEREWKQFPEKKLLMERRIAALKDQMEVEEHQHQQRVSEGTSKLAEGQRAQLQEQRSTLENARRARDAAKNELDRFTRLFALPGGGGVSESQVEAKRNVYLEADGAYRVEQAKLAELDFRLSHEFKQAKAQLETSGQEATSLRLQYESAMREVASTEDKLRLQLQTARLVADAAARIRFENIDKDNFLLILAPVSGVVTDVTSTQPGDKIQANAPLGGIAPANARPVLKIEIAEHDRAFLREGQRVKLKFNAFPYQRYGVIDGTLAFISPATKPGAATKQPVYEGRVTLDRDSYQIAGTRYPLRYGMTASAEIVVRERRLIDLGLDPFRSVAG from the coding sequence GTGAAGCACAACGCGTCCCTTAGACCATTCTCCGAAGCGCTCGGCGATCACGGCGCGGAAGGCATCGCCATTCTGACCGCCGAGCCGCTCAAGCTGACGCAAGCCGTCGTGATCGCGATGGTTGCGCTCGTCGTTGCGGCGCTCGCCTGGTCTTTCATCGGCCATGCGGACGTCATGGTGACTGCGCAAGGCACCCTCGCACCAGAATCGGAGGTTCGTCGCTTTTACGCCCCGATCGACGGTGAATTGGCCGATCTGTATATCGCGGAAGGACAACCCGTGCGCAAGGACGATGTCGTCGCGCGGCTCAACGCACGCGGCGCAATCGAGGCCGCGACGAATGCATTGGAAGCCCAGTTGAAGCTCGACGACGCAGAGCGCGAATGGAAGCAGTTTCCTGAGAAGAAGTTGTTGATGGAGCGCCGAATCGCGGCGCTGAAGGATCAGATGGAAGTGGAAGAGCATCAGCATCAGCAACGGGTGAGCGAAGGCACCAGCAAGCTCGCCGAAGGCCAGAGGGCGCAGTTACAGGAACAGCGCAGCACGCTGGAAAACGCGCGCCGGGCTCGCGACGCGGCAAAGAACGAGCTGGATCGATTCACGCGGCTCTTCGCTTTGCCAGGCGGCGGCGGTGTGTCGGAGTCGCAAGTGGAAGCGAAGCGGAATGTCTATCTCGAGGCCGACGGCGCATATCGTGTGGAGCAAGCAAAACTCGCTGAACTCGATTTCCGCTTGAGTCATGAATTTAAGCAGGCAAAGGCGCAACTCGAAACGAGCGGCCAGGAAGCAACCAGTCTCAGGCTGCAATACGAATCGGCCATGCGTGAAGTCGCGAGTACGGAAGACAAGCTGCGCTTGCAGTTGCAAACGGCACGCCTCGTCGCGGACGCCGCCGCGCGCATCCGGTTCGAAAACATCGACAAGGACAATTTCCTGTTGATACTCGCTCCTGTGTCGGGTGTGGTGACGGACGTGACCTCGACACAGCCGGGCGACAAGATTCAGGCGAATGCGCCGCTTGGAGGCATCGCGCCGGCCAACGCCAGGCCGGTGCTGAAGATTGAGATCGCGGAGCATGACCGCGCCTTTCTGCGCGAAGGGCAGCGCGTGAAGCTGAAGTTCAATGCATTTCCGTATCAGCGATACGGCGTGATCGACGGCACGCTTGCGTTCATTTCGCCGGCAACGAAGCCAGGCGCGGCCACCAAGCAACCGGTCTATGAAGGACGCGTGACGCTGGACCGTGACTCCTACCAGATTGCCGGAACGCGCTATCCGCTTCGCTACGGAATGACCGCTTCGGCCGAGATCGTAGTGCGCGAGCGGCGACTCATCGACTTGGGACTCGATCCTTTCCGCAGCGTAGCGGGATAA
- a CDS encoding peptidase domain-containing ABC transporter — MDAPSNIDSTAEFLSTVEILSSLSREEVEHLAQHVESRRYVFGETVCNAGDAADGLYVVKAGSVRIFTEEHGKEISMGLKKERETFADIAMLRDYRHESSVRSSGKTELLFIPRRAIEPVIARNPAALAFVTSYVAIASAGGFVAKLFDLRGKLDKAELEECVRSVGVKRISEGKEIFKQDSRDDRRLYVVRQGEVRLVREEAGHQYLLATLGPGEIFGEKACVMRQEQMASAIASADTRLLVIPEKTVHFIIERNVRLRDVLEERIRFIERELERQKKLAERRSLPAMLDLQSKPELGERVIKRFAWVQQAEEMDCGAACLAMICRHYGISMTLGKLRELANVTTQGATLDSLARAGETLGFTTRGVQCTYESLRGFELPFIAHWEGYHYIIVYGISKGNVWVADPAIGFRKMTVDEFERGWSGTCLLFLPAHDLVQKAVSNSPWIRFVGYMKPYRTILLHLFLATFVIQVLGVVPPLIIQNILDGVIVHQNVGLLHVLIAGLIISNVFSQLMSTIRAYLANFMMRNMDFAMMSQFFKHTFSLPFGFFAKRKTGDIFARFQENHTIRAFLTESTVTTVLNLLMVFIYFTIMFLYNVKLTLLLMAFIIPLMALTVLATPRIKQNAREAFSSGTDARSYLMEALGGVETVKGMGIERAVRLKWEKKYAKSLEIQYKSQRFNIAVSLCSQLLNAATTIAVLWAGANLVLARELTIGQLIAFNAFMGSVLSPLMSLINLWSLLNDAGVAMERLGDVLDMEPEQKPSDTQQRVTLPDLKGDISFNGVYFRYGDGDTPYVLENISFDIKPGELIAVVGRSGSGKTTLAKLLVGFYAPSEGRMTVDGYDINVIDKGFYRAQIGYVMQSNLLFSGTIADNIASGDEAPDRKRIEEVAKMADAHGFISKMPLRYEQVVGERGVGLSGGQMQRLCIARALYHDPRLLVFDEATSALDTQSESNILSSMQQILQGRTAVIIAHRLSTIMRADKILVLYDGGIVEQGKHDELIARKGMYYQLVQKQLSAA, encoded by the coding sequence ATGGACGCCCCTTCCAACATCGACTCGACTGCCGAGTTTCTCTCGACGGTAGAAATCCTCTCGTCCCTTTCGCGCGAGGAAGTAGAGCACTTGGCGCAACACGTCGAGTCGCGCCGCTATGTGTTTGGCGAGACCGTGTGCAATGCGGGCGACGCGGCCGATGGACTCTACGTCGTTAAAGCCGGTTCAGTGCGCATATTCACTGAGGAGCACGGCAAAGAGATCAGCATGGGTCTCAAGAAGGAGCGCGAGACTTTCGCGGATATCGCCATGTTGCGCGACTATCGGCATGAGTCCTCGGTGCGTTCTTCCGGAAAAACCGAACTCTTGTTCATCCCTCGTCGCGCGATCGAACCTGTCATTGCCAGAAATCCTGCTGCGCTCGCGTTCGTGACGAGCTATGTGGCGATAGCGTCGGCCGGTGGCTTCGTGGCGAAGCTATTCGATCTGCGCGGTAAGCTCGACAAGGCCGAACTCGAAGAGTGCGTGCGCAGCGTCGGCGTCAAGCGAATCAGTGAAGGCAAGGAAATCTTCAAGCAAGACTCTCGCGATGACAGGCGCCTCTATGTGGTGCGTCAAGGCGAAGTGCGTCTTGTGCGCGAAGAGGCCGGTCATCAATACTTGCTGGCAACGCTCGGCCCCGGTGAGATTTTTGGCGAGAAGGCTTGCGTGATGCGTCAGGAGCAAATGGCTTCGGCCATTGCAAGCGCCGACACGCGCTTGCTCGTCATCCCTGAAAAGACCGTGCATTTCATCATCGAGCGTAACGTCAGACTGCGCGATGTGCTCGAAGAGCGCATTCGATTCATCGAGCGAGAGTTAGAGCGGCAGAAGAAGCTCGCCGAGCGCCGCAGCCTGCCCGCGATGCTGGACCTGCAAAGCAAGCCCGAGCTAGGCGAACGCGTCATCAAACGGTTCGCATGGGTGCAACAGGCCGAGGAGATGGATTGCGGCGCCGCATGCCTCGCGATGATTTGCCGGCACTACGGCATCAGCATGACGCTGGGGAAGCTGCGAGAGCTGGCCAACGTGACGACTCAAGGCGCGACGCTCGACAGCCTGGCGCGCGCCGGTGAGACACTCGGATTCACGACACGCGGGGTGCAGTGCACCTATGAATCGTTGCGCGGGTTCGAATTACCGTTCATCGCGCACTGGGAGGGCTATCACTACATCATCGTCTACGGCATTTCGAAGGGGAACGTGTGGGTTGCGGACCCGGCCATAGGCTTCAGAAAGATGACGGTGGACGAGTTCGAGCGAGGCTGGAGCGGCACCTGTCTGCTCTTTTTGCCCGCGCACGATCTGGTGCAAAAGGCGGTATCGAATTCGCCGTGGATCCGCTTCGTCGGATACATGAAGCCTTATCGCACCATTCTCTTGCATCTCTTTCTTGCGACATTCGTGATTCAGGTGCTGGGCGTGGTGCCGCCACTCATCATCCAGAACATCCTGGACGGCGTCATCGTTCACCAGAATGTCGGGTTGCTGCATGTGCTGATCGCCGGACTGATCATCTCCAACGTGTTCTCGCAGTTGATGTCCACGATACGCGCGTATCTGGCCAACTTCATGATGCGCAACATGGACTTCGCGATGATGTCGCAGTTCTTCAAGCACACATTCTCTCTCCCGTTCGGTTTCTTCGCGAAACGCAAGACGGGGGACATCTTTGCGCGCTTTCAGGAAAATCACACTATTCGCGCGTTCCTGACCGAATCCACGGTCACGACCGTGCTGAACCTGCTCATGGTTTTTATCTACTTCACCATCATGTTCTTGTACAACGTCAAGCTGACGTTGTTGCTGATGGCGTTCATCATTCCGCTGATGGCGTTGACGGTACTCGCGACGCCTCGCATCAAGCAGAACGCGCGTGAGGCGTTTTCATCAGGCACCGACGCCCGATCGTACCTGATGGAAGCTTTGGGCGGCGTGGAGACGGTCAAGGGGATGGGTATCGAGCGGGCGGTACGCCTCAAGTGGGAAAAGAAGTACGCCAAGTCACTCGAAATCCAATATAAGTCTCAGCGATTCAATATCGCCGTGAGCTTATGCAGCCAACTGCTAAACGCTGCGACAACCATTGCCGTGCTATGGGCTGGCGCCAACTTGGTGCTTGCACGCGAACTGACGATCGGCCAGCTGATTGCGTTCAATGCTTTCATGGGAAGCGTGCTGTCGCCGCTCATGAGCCTCATCAATCTGTGGAGCCTGCTCAACGACGCCGGCGTCGCCATGGAACGTCTGGGCGACGTGCTCGACATGGAGCCCGAGCAAAAGCCGTCGGATACGCAGCAACGCGTAACGTTGCCTGACCTGAAGGGCGATATCAGCTTCAATGGCGTCTATTTCCGGTACGGAGACGGAGACACGCCTTACGTGCTGGAGAACATCAGCTTCGATATCAAGCCGGGCGAACTCATCGCAGTGGTCGGACGCAGCGGATCGGGAAAGACGACGCTCGCGAAATTGCTCGTTGGCTTCTACGCGCCCAGCGAAGGCAGGATGACGGTCGACGGCTACGACATCAATGTCATCGACAAGGGCTTTTATCGTGCGCAGATAGGCTACGTGATGCAAAGCAACCTACTATTCTCGGGCACGATCGCCGATAACATTGCGAGCGGCGACGAAGCGCCGGATCGCAAGCGCATCGAGGAAGTGGCGAAGATGGCCGACGCGCACGGTTTCATCAGCAAGATGCCGCTACGATATGAGCAAGTGGTCGGCGAACGCGGCGTGGGGCTCTCGGGCGGTCAGATGCAACGTCTGTGCATTGCGCGGGCGCTCTATCATGATCCGCGTCTGCTCGTATTCGACGAAGCCACTTCCGCGCTCGATACACAGTCCGAGAGCAATATCCTCAGCAGCATGCAGCAGATTCTGCAAGGGCGAACGGCGGTCATCATCGCGCACCGCCTGTCGACGATCATGCGCGCCGACAAGATTCTCGTGCTCTACGACGGCGGCATCGTGGAGCAAGGCAAGCACGATGAACTCATCGCGAGGAAGGGCATGTATTACCAACTCGTGCAGAAACAATTGAGCGCAGCATGA